The genomic stretch TGACCTGAGGTACAATTTTTCGAATGCAATAGGAAGGTTAGGTGTACCTGCTTATTCATACTTGGGTAACGTTTCAGGAATTCAGGAAAATACAGGTATGCTGACCGAGTGCAGAGGCTAGTGCTTGACCTGCCTGCTGTGACTATTCTGCGCACAGTCTTGGGTCCCCAAAACACAATTATGAGCAGGCCATGATGTGAGAATTGAGAAACATGCAAGTAGTATGGGACCGTTTCCACAGCCCAGCCAACTTGTATGACAGCAATGTTCAGAGTTTGCTATTGGAGTATTAGTTTGGAAGCAGGttatctgaattctgaagcaCCTGCTCTTTTGTAGCGATGAATTGTATCAAACATACTGCACTGTGCACTGTTGGATTTTGTGAGATTAGCACTGCACAATGAGGTTGGTATCTATGACTGAATAAACAGGTTGACTTCTTTGAGTGGATGCAGACTCTGTGGACTTTCAGTCAGCAACTGCTTCTCATGAGAGCATCAGATGGATGTCCATTGCCAAAATGTGAACATGATGATAGTAGGGAGATTCCAGCATGATATGCCGCCATTCTCCAACGCCAAACAATTACTTTTCTCATTGTACAATTTATGAACATGGTGTTGAGGATTGTTCCGATTATGAGCAATCAGTCTCCATTACTGAGTAGATGACTGCGGCGGTTCCCATTCTTCATTGATGGACGCAAACCTAATTTTCCGAGAATTATTCGGAATCTGTGTTGAATGCAAGGATACACAACAAGCGGAGCAGAATTTGAACAGAACAAAAGGTTTCAGCCAAAATTCCCTGCGACCTCATCGCGTTCCTATGATTTATGCCAAGTCATGCTTTTACTGATCGATCGAGATGTTACATAGGAGAGCACAACCCAAAGTGGTGTGACAAGAACCACCCTTTTGAGTCTTTGTGCTAATGTCTTTATTAAGAGAAAAGTATGCCTGATCAGCGCACGATTGACAAAAAGGTGAAGGAAACCTCGGTTGGCAGTCAGAGCTGAAAGAATGAAAGTGCAAAAAGGAGGACATCAAGAAACGATCCTACACCACCTCATCAGTGGATTATAAGGCAAGTACAAGGTTGTTTGAGCTTCGAAACGTCCAATCTCATCTCCATGCCATGAAGTGAAGGGAACTTTTGAACTCGGAGTCTGGAGACAAATTTACGGCAGTTCAGACTTCCATTCCGCACTTCACTGCCgttcaggaaaaaaaacagagaactGCACTTGAGATTCATCATTCCTGTAAATGACCAACCGTGGTGTAAACTCATGCTTTTTTCATGGAGACAGTTCACTAGCAGCAAGATCAGGTGATGCATGATCTGCAACTTGGTAATTCTTCAGTTCGCACATAAAATTTTCAAATGATAGATCATAGATGTGTTGCTTTTGAGCTGGCAGAGTGAATAAGCTAAAGTAGCTGTGGTTGTTTGGATATGGTCAAAGGGTTGCCTTCTTGTATGGCTCCTTACTTTATGGAGGCACAGAATCTTTGGAGTTCAGTTGCACTTTCTTCATTTCACAATATGTTTTATGTCACCACCAATGTCAGAACCATCTGGAAGATGACTGGAATTTCATGACACTGGCCGCAGCAACATACGGCGAAGGCACGCATTAGTCATGTGGATTGATCGAGGACACTTACAATAGTCATGTTTGTCGATTTACGGCACTTACAATTTGCAACgttgttaatttttttaataaaagcaACGTGCTTAATTCTTCTGAGTAATAGTATACTCCTGCACTGACCGCAATCGTCTATGCTTGTTTTCTGAAGTTTCTTGCTTGCAAGACCTCTTcaagttcagagttcagactatAGTTTCAGAGATGGATAAGAAATGATGTGGTAAAGGCATGTTGAGTGGGGGGCTGGGGTGGGGGGGATGGAGAGATCAGATGCAATTATGTCTTGCTCGAAAAGTCAGTCAACAGACGAGCTGATCGTTCGACGTAGTTGAATTCTTGAGTAGATGCTTACTGTATGATGGGTTAGCTTTTCTGATTAAGTGGTATGTTTGTTAAATTTCAAAACGTGTTCAAATTAATAGTTTGACATTCTTTGGGAGCTCAGCTGATACAGGTCATAATTGTGGCATATGAAATTGGTTTCTCTCAGAAACAGTTATGCATTTTAAATTTCAAGAACGTGCTCAAATTGACGGTTTGATACTTTTATTCTCAATTAGTACACCGCATATCACCGTATTTTGTTGACAAAACGCTCCTCTGTGACATTAGGTTATAGCATGAACACTAATATAACTGGTCTTGCAACTGTTTTGTTCTCTTGCAGGAAGCTTCGTGTCATGTCCTGGCAGCAAGAGAGTGGTGTTTGTCAATCCCTACAATCTTGCATGACATCAGTCAAAGTTCCAACCTAACAAAATCTTGTCCAAGAGATATAAAAGATCGCGGCCACGGACGACAAATAGTGTATTTGACTGCTGCTTAGCATGTCGTGTATGTTTAGATTCATTAGCAGTATCCCATTTGCGTGGGGGCTAGATGATACCTAAAACCCTGAGGTAATAACTGAGCTGATCAACTTTTCCAGGTCAAGGTCACAACAACCGCGTTCTCAACTGAAGAAGCTAAATCTAGAGAAGGAAGAGGTTATGTGGTATGATACGATTATGGCCATGTGCTGTTCAATTTCGTTATTGAGCTCTACTGTCATCTTGAATCTGGTAATGTGTCCGCTCTTCAAATTTGTTGCGTTTTCACTTAGCTTCATACGGAAACAACATTATTCTATTAGAATTCACAATTTCTTCGCTGCAAATAGATAAATTCTTAAAGCATCGGTTGCAACTGAAAGGTTAATCTAGCTTTTCGTAACATGTAACTGCATTAGATACTAACTAATGTAACTTACAAATTAAATCATAGGATGACATTCTTAATCGAACTAGTAGCTACTAGCTAGTAACCACAAGCTTGTATGTTCTTTTTTCTTGAGGTTGCGTGGAAGCTTTATGGTATCATGTGCTCTTTAACATGCAAATCCTATCATATTATCATATACTATATACATGCCGAATTTATCAGCGTATTGATTGAGCAAGTCGGGAGGCTAAAATCGACATCACCATCGATCATGGACTAATTCATTTCCCTGCAACGTTCGAGACCGGACTAAAACAACACATAATCTTCCCGTTCAACAAGCACAACATAAACAAACTAGGTTCAAATAAAAGCGCGAAGGCTTCGTCGTGCAGCAGCCCGTGCAAATGAAGTGAAAGGGACCCACACCCACGACCACGAGCCGCCAGTGCTACCGGCCCCTTTGTCTTCTTCTCCCTCGTTGTCCTTCCTCGTCCTCTATAAAGGCTGGTGGAAATGGCTTGTCCAACCGTGAAGACAACGGGTTTTCAGGCTCTCTAGCTATAGCCACTTTGCATCAACGAGCTCATTGCCTTTCTTTGCAACTAATAACTGAGCTAGCAATGGGGAGGCAGCCGTGCTGCGACAAGGTGGGGCTGAAGAAGGGGCCAtggacggcggaggaggaccaGAAGCTAGTCAGCTTCCTCGTCAACAACGGCCAGTGCTGCTGGGGCGCCGTGCCCAAGCTCGCAGGATTGCTGCGGTGCGGGAAGAGCTGCCGGCTGCGGTGGACCAACTACTTGCGGCCGGACCTGAAGCGCGGGCTGctgtcgccggaggaggaggagactgTGATCAACCTGCACGCGGAGCTCGGCAACCGGTGGTCCAAGATCGCGTCGCAGCTGCCGGGGAGGACGGACAACGACATCAAGAACCACTGGAACACACACATCAAGAAGAAGCTCAGGAAGATGGGCATCGACCCCGCTACCCACAAGCCCCTCCAGCCCGCTCCTCCACAGCCAAATGAGGAAGAgaaggccgccgccgcatcaGCCATCGTGTCAGGGGTTGAACTCGGGAACGAGGCGTTCTCCATTAGTGAGGTGCCCATGGTGCACCTCCTCGACGACGTCGTCCTGCCATACGACCTCGTCGCCGGTGCACCACCGGCCAGTAACAGTGGCATCGACACGGCTTATTCGCCGgagccttcctcctcctcgtcgtcctgcTCTGGCTCTGCAACAGCGTCGAGCTGTGCCAGCAGTGTGGTCGACGGAGAGTGCCGGAATTGGCTGGAGTGGGCAGAGTCGATGTTGCTGGACGACGTGGTCACGGGGCCGGCGCCGTGGACGTTCGAGGACCCCTTCGTCACGTACCAGAGGATCGCGCTTTTCGATCACCAGGAGACATGGTGACCACGGGAACATGCTATTTACCAAGGCCAACGGTGTTCGATCACCAGGAGTTGTGTAGTTTCAACTTCCAAGAGCGTCATTGGTTCAACTTTGTCCTTAAGTCACCCGTGCCATTGTCGTCCCTGATCTATTCCTCATCGTGCCATGGGCCATGGCTAGATCCAGCTACCCTTAGGCTTCTCCAAATTTCTCttgattttattttccttttgaagAGCTAGAACATATACAAATTTCGTAGATAACTTTAGAATTTAAATTACAAAGTTTTGGATCTTTATTGGATTTTTTAAGTTTTTATTCATGGGTACAAAGTTTTAAATTTCCAGCGCGTGCCCGTGGCCGTGGCCATCTGTTTGGAGCGCCCATGCGCGAACCAGTTGCCCGGTTGCCCCGTTCAAATCCCACACGCTGTCGTCAGCTGTTCGCCGACCGCAGCTCCGTTGCAAGGGGCTGTTCGACGCCGTCAAGCACGACCACCACGTTGCCAAGGTACGGAGGAAGACGCGTGTGCGACCTTCCCCTTTTCGTCTTGCTCGGCCAGTTGAGCCTGTGGGGCCGTGGGTTTTGTGGTGCGTTGGCAGGTGAGGGTTCTCCCCCCATGCAGCGTAGGTGTTTGTGGTAATGCCTGGCGCTGCGAACCTGCGATCATTTCGCTTAGAACTTTAGACCCAGCAAATGAATAATCAGCAATGCTGTCTCATGTGGCCCTGACTGGTATATGCTGCAAATATTATAAGTTGACACTAGTTGAAATGGAGAAATTTGCTGTATTCATGTGACACCCATCTTCAGAGGGGTGGAAGAGGTCTCTTTGAAGCTGCCTGGGTTGAGTTAATACTTTCCATTGTTTCCTGTCGACAGAAAAGGATTTTCCACTACAGTAGAGATAGCCTTTCTCAAATCTCAAGCCCAGCACATGTACAACTTGACTTCGGAGATGCGTGATGGTCTGCTTCCGCATTTCATGGTTTCTGTTTGAATGAGAAGGATCAAGGCAATGCTCGAGGGCTGCGACAAGGCGATCCACTTTCGCCAATGCTTTTCATTCTCATCATGGAAGTGCTGCACCGGCTTCTCAGGAGGGTGGCAGAACAGGGAGTCCTCTCCCACCCGGCTGATAATGCCATATGCCATCAGTGCTCTTTATACGCCGACGACGTGATAATTTTTGCTAGACTAGTGGCCCAGGATGCAATCACCATTAAAGGGATTCTTGACTTCTTCGGCAACGCTTCTGGGCTGCGTACAAATCTGCATAAGTGCTCCATCGCTCCAATTGCTTGCAGTGATCAGCAAATCGAGAGAATCAGAGGTATTTTCCCTGCTCAAGTGGTAGGGTTTCCAATACAGTATCTTGGCATGCCCCTATCGGTTCGGCGCCTGAGGAAGACCCATTTCCAGCCATTGATTGACAAGGTGGCCGGTAAAATTCCTAGCTGGAAGGCTCAACTCATGAACAAGGCGGGGAGGCTGACCGTGGTCCAATCAGTCCTGACAGCGACCTGCACCTACAACCTAATCTCCCTTGACATCCCGACCTGGGTATTTCATGAAATTGACAAACTCAGAAAAGGTTTTCTGTGGGCAGGAAAGCAGGCTGCCAATGGAGGGCAATGTGCAGTGGCCTGGCCAATTGCATGCCGACCTAAACTAGTGGGTGGTCTAGGAATTCAGGACCTCAAAATGGCATCGCTGGCCCTCCGATTGCGCTAGTTGTGGTTCAAGAGGATTGATGATCAGTGGCCATGGAAGTACCTAGCCAATACACTGGACAACAATCATACCTTGCATAAAATCTTCCAAATTTCCATCCGGGTACACTTGGGCAACGGGAACATTGCACTCTTCTGGGATGACTGCTGGCTTGGCGAGCTTTCTCCATGCATTTTAGCTCCTGACTTGTGTCTCATGGTACAGCCAAAAATCATAAAAACAAGATCTGTGGCGGCTGCACTTCAGGGGAAAAGATAGATCTGGGACATTGCCGGACGCCTAATAGTGGCTGCAATCTCACAATACGTCCAGCTATGGCACGCCGTATCTGAAGTCCAGATCCAGGAAGGAGCTATCGACACGATCTCGTGGCGTTGGGAGAATTTAGGAACATACTCTGCTAGGTCGGCCTACAACTTCTTCATTGGATCAGTAAAATCCCCGGCTTTCGGTTGTATCTGGCGAGCTTGGGCCCCCCTTCGAGTTAAGCTTTTCATGTGGCTTGCTATGATGCAACGACTATGAACCTCGGCTCGCCGTAAGAAACATGGGCTACAGAACTGGGACGAGTGTTGTCTTTGTTGCCAGGATCCCGAGACCTCTGACCATCTGCTTGCCAATTGCAGCTACACGAAGCAGGTCTGGTACTCAGTAGATCAGATGACAGGCAACACCTCCTTCCTGCCAGCCCCAGGGTCTTCAATGATGGATTGGTGGCTGCTCCGGAGGCGAAGCTTCCATGGTGCCAGGAAGAAAGGGATCGACACCACAACTATCTTGGTCTCCTGGCGTATTTGGAAAGAGCGAAATAATCGAGTATTCACCAGAGATCCACAACGGACGCCgcaacagctagcagcagcagtCGCGGACGAAGCGGCGATCTGGTTCATGGCTGGGGCACACTGCCTATCTATTGTAGGATGGCATTTTGATAGTTCGTGACGCTATGGTGTTGGTTGTTTACTGTCTAGGAGCTCCCGTCTCGCGTAATTAGCCCCTAGAATCACTGCtaccgtgtgcgtgcgcccggttTAGGCCCGCGTTGTATAAGTACTATCTATTTCTTCTTAATGgaatgatgcgcagctctcatgcatattctagaaaaaaaaaagagaaagatcaAGGATGCCAACTCACGCCATCACGAACTAAAAATGAAAAAGTCATTCAGTCACCAGCAATAGCAGCACAGCATGCTCGTGGGTAGGCTAAATTCAGCCATTTTGCTGTTCAATTACCAACAGAGATTCTTCAGTAATTAACCCACCAAAATATCCTTTCTCTAATTGTTCTATTGGCAAAATATTCTGTACAAAGAACTATGTTTTGTGCCTAAAACTAACTGTATAAGGTTATTCTGTATATATTGATGTgatatttattattttgcctGATTAGCTGGAGATCACCCATGTTAATGAAGGAACTAATTTATTTCTTCTGTTATTAAGAAGATTTGTACTTGATCATACAAATTTAACTCCTCAATGCAACCAGCATGTTGTACACTTCTATGAAATTCTACTGATCTTGTCTGCATGACCATCCAGCACTCATCCTTTTGTTTCAAAGGCCTAAATTAAACACCAAATGTTGATGGCGGTTGTCCTTTTTGTATAGTTGACAATTAATCTGGTGATACTCTTAAATAAAAATGTTCACTCCTGATGAGTATACTTTGCAACTTGTCGGAACTAATTCTGTAGACTTTATTCTTTCTTGTGATGGCTTACGCGTTAGTACCTGGTGATTTAAGAGAATGGCCTCAACAAAATGCTCATTTTGCTCTGTGGATTGGTACAGGAGGGATTACCACTTTATTTGTTGATTTCGTCCTTCCTACAGTTGGTTCAGGATTCAATGACTTGAATGTTTCGCTTGTTTATCCTCAGGTCCAGAGACTGACCTAAGTACAAATTTTCAATTACAATAGGAGGGTTTGGTGTATCTGCTTAATGTTTATTGATATTTGGATAGCATTTCAGGAGAACAAAGATATGTTGACCAAGCGCAGATGCTGGTTCCTATTGTATTGCTAAATGTGAAAGATGAGCAGCTACATCGACTTGGGAGAACTTGATTGAAATCTACCTGCCGCTATGACTTCTATGTGCAGAGAGGTTTTGGCTCCCAAATACTCTATGAACAGGCCATGCACTGGGGTTCAGACTGGGATTTGATGGGACATTTGCCACAGTCCAGCAAACTTGTATGGCTTCAGTGTTCAGACTGTTGAGTTTGCTTCTGGTCTGGAAGCAGGTTATCTGAAGAGAACTCCTGCAGCGTTTTTGTAGTGTTGAGATCATTAAATATTTTGCATCCACTATCCCTACATCAAACATGCTGCACCATAGGTTTTTGTAAGCACAGTGGGGTTGTTAGTAACGATGTCGGTATCTTTGAACAGAATGAAAGCAGACTTTGCGGACCTTCAGTCAGCAAGTGTTCAATGGCTCTCCACTACCAAAATGTGAACATGATGACAGTTGGGAGATGCCATTATTCCAATGTTATATGATATAAAGCGATTTTTTTGATATCTCTGTACAAGTTGTTTTCAACATGGTGCAGACATTTGTTCAGATAATTCCATTGTCACAAAGGTGCTAATTTTACTGGGCAGTAACTGAACAGATGACTGCGATGCTTCCTAGTCATAACCGACTGTTGCAGACTGATATAATTTTCTAGAATTATCTGGAACCTCTGTGAGATGCAAGGAAACACATATTCTGAGCAGAATCTGAATGGAACAAAAGTTTCAGCTAAATTCCTGTGATCCTGTCGTGGTCCAATAATCTGAGGCGAATCAATCTTTTGCTGATCGGGATGTTACATAGGAGACCACATACTGAAGTTGTGTGATAAGGGAACCCTGTTGAGCTTTGTAGTGAACTAATATATCCTGTTAGAGGAACCTACGACTCATCAGAACTGACTAAACAAAAGGGGAAGAAAACTGCAGTTGATGGTCAGAGCTCATAACTGAAGGCGCAAAATGGAGAACGTCAAGAAACAATGCTACACCCTTCGTTAGTGGATTCTAAAGCAATTACAAGGTTGTTACAATTTCCAAACGAGAAATTCCCTGCCCCCTCCATGAAGTGAAGTGCTTACGGATACAAAATTACGGCAGTTCAGCATTCAAAGCTTCACTGTAAGTTCAATAAGGAGACTCACTTCAAATTATGCATTCCTAACAATGACGAACCATGGTGTAAATTCATGCTTTTGTCATGGAGATAGTTCTCTCAAAGCAAGACCCAGTAAAACATGCCTGCGGCTTCGTAATTCTCCAGTTCACACATCAATATGGTAGATGTGCTTCCTACTTTTGCCTTTGAGCTGGAAGAGCGAATCAGCAAAAGAGGCTGTGATTGTTCGGAGATGGTCAAAGGGTTGCCTTCTTGCATGGCTGCTTACTTTATGGAGAAATAATCTTGGACCACCCTAATGGCTGATGCTCGATCATTTTCCTCACTTTCTTTGTATGAAGGTGGCTCATGCCTCATGGTAAAATGCTAAGCGCACCCTTAATTGTACCGTACCTGACTTTACTGATGGTTCTGCTACACTCATTTTTCATTTCACAGTTTGCTTTATGCGACCGTTAATATCAAAATTACCTGAACTACACCTGAATTTCATGATAACTAGTCCACATGCTTGAAATTTTCCTTCTGAAAATGGTAAATTTGAGATGACACTGCACTGCAGCCACTGATGGCTAAGATGCATATTAGTCATGTGTGTTGATTGAGGACGCTTACATTaatcatgtgtgttggttgagGACGCTTGTATTATGCAACGTGCTTAATTCTACTGGGAATAATATATGGATACTCTGACGAAGTAATCTCTGCTTAGTTTCTGAAATTCTTACTTGAAAGACTAGTTcaagttcagagttcagactatAGAGTTTCAGAGTTGGATGAGAAGTGATTTGGTAGACTTGGGTTTTTTGAGACGAGGAGAATGGAAAGAGATTATAATGATGTAGGCCAACGAACACAAACTAACAAAGAAATCATATGCAAGCATGTCCTGCTCCAAAAGTCAGTCAATAGAGGAGCTGATCTTTCGACTATCTTGTTCTTAAACTGATACTTCTTTTGGTTGGTTGGTAGCGCAGGGGAAACAAAGGTCAGAATTGTGAAATACGAAATCGACTACTCTGATGATCAAATCAGTGATGTGCCTCCCTAATTCGAGAACTTGCTAAAAAAGTTttattgttttttctttgggttgcCTCAGCTGATACAGATCAGAATTGTGGCATATGAAATTGGCTTCTCTGAATGGCTGAATCTGTGATGTCTTTGCTGAATTTGGGAACGTGCTCAAATTGACAGTTTGATTGCCTTATAGATCACATAGCACCGTTTCTGTTGACAAAATGCTCACTTGTCTTTGAGGAAGTGCATATATAATCATTAGTTTACAGCATGAGCATGATATAAGATTGTTCTTACGCTGTTTTGTTCTTTCCTGAGAAGCTTCCTGTGGTGGCAACAACACATTGTTTTGTCAACCACGGCAATCTCGCATGGCATCAGTCAACGTTCCAACCTAACAAAATCTTGCCCAGATTAAAGATTGAGAAGACTGCGGCTGTGGACCTTGGATTATTTGACCTGCTGCATTCTATCCTGTATGTTTATACATTCATTAGGAGCTGCGGCTTACTGAGTTTTATCCTCATTGTCTACATTCATTAGCAATATCCCGTTTGCGTGGTTTGGTAGATGATACCTGGAACCTAaagtaatactccctccgttcttaaatatactAAATATACGATGCCGTTGACCTTTTACTCTaactttgaccaccaatatctattgaacaagttagttaactaaagtaaactgtatatcattatgtctattgtcaaatgtactttagatttaacttaggtttatttatttgcaaaaatatttgtagaaaagacgaatagtcaaacaaatgaaaaaagtcaacaacgtcatatatttaagaacggagggagtaacatgACTGAGTTCTTCAATGTCAAGGTCACAACAACCGCGTTCTCAACTGAATAAGAAGATCAATCTAGAGCAGGAAAAGGTCAACATGACAATATGATACCATTAGTTATCacgtaaaaaatatatatgccGCATGTTCAATTTGGCAATTGAATTTGGctatggttcttttttttttgtacgCCAAGTACCGTCAGGTTGAACCCGGCAATGCTGTTGTCTACCTTCAAATTTATTGGATTAATTATCACTGCCAGCTACAATCTCATCTCATTAAATTTCTTACTGCCACATCTTATGGAAAAAAATCAGGAACTCTGTTCCACTGCAAATGGATGGTAGAAAGTCTAAGATAGATtcttaaataatttttaaattgggaaaatattatttttgcttttttttgtaACATGTAGCTGCCAATAGACACTAATAACTGTCATAACTTCGAAATTAAGGGATGATATGAACAAACTTCTACTAGTAGCTAGCAACCAGCCAACCACAAGCGACCTATAATGCGTACACTCATGAAGTTGCATGGAAGAAATTCTTTATAGTATCATGTGTTCCCTACCATGCAAATCCTAACAACCAGAAGATATATACTAGTAAACGTATAAGCATGGAAATCAAGTAAGCAAGTTGAGAGATTAGA from Setaria italica strain Yugu1 chromosome II, Setaria_italica_v2.0, whole genome shotgun sequence encodes the following:
- the LOC101759253 gene encoding transcription factor MYB41, which produces MGRQPCCDKVGLKKGPWTAEEDQKLVSFLVNNGQCCWGAVPKLAGLLRCGKSCRLRWTNYLRPDLKRGLLSPEEEETVINLHAELGNRWSKIASQLPGRTDNDIKNHWNTHIKKKLRKMGIDPATHKPLQPAPPQPNEEEKAAAASAIVSGVELGNEAFSISEVPMVHLLDDVVLPYDLVAGAPPASNSGIDTAYSPEPSSSSSSCSGSATASSCASSVVDGECRNWLEWAESMLLDDVVTGPAPWTFEDPFVTYQRIALFDHQETW